The genomic interval AAGAGCATTGAGGTAAGAAATACTGATGCGGAAGGACGTTTGGTGCTTGTTGATTGTCTAAGTTATGCTCAAGATTTAAAACCTGATATTCTCATTGATTTTGCGACACTCACAGGAGCGTGTGTAGTAGCTTTGGGTGAATTTACAAGTGGCATTATGGGACATAATGACAGACTTAAAGCCCAATTTGAAAAATGTGCCCTTGAGAGTGGCGAACTTATGGCAACTTTGCCTTTTAATCGTCATCTTAAAAAACTTATAGAATCTAAAATTGCAGATGTATGTAATGTCGGCTCTTCGCGTTATGGTGGTGCGATAAGTGCGGGATTGTTTTTGAGTGAATTTATCCGAGAAGAGTTTAAGCAAAAGTGGCTTCATATTGATATTGCAGGACCCGCGTATGTGGAAAAAGAGTGGGATATTAACCCAAGTGGAGCGAGTGGTGCAGGCGTGAGGGCAGGAATAGAATTTATTTTAGCACAAGGAAAAGCATAAATGGGATTATCAATCGGTATTGTAGGGTTGCCAAATGTTGGTAAATCTACGACTTTTAATGCTCTCACAAAAGCACAAAATGCGGAGGCAGCAAATTATCCTTTTTGCACGATTGAGCCAAATAAGGCAGTTGTGAGTGTGCCTGATGTAAGGTTGCAAGAGTTGGCTAAAATTGTCAATCCTCAAAAGATTCAGCACTCTGTCGTGGAGTTTGTGGATATTGCCGGACTTGTGCGAGGTGCGAGTAAAGGTGAGGGATTAGGCAATCAATTTTTAGCAAATATTAAAGAATGTAATATGATTTTGCATATCGTGCGGTGTTTTGAGGATTCTAATATCACGCATATTGAGGGGCGCATTGACCCGATTGATGATATTGAAATTATTGAGTTAGAACTGCTTTTTGCCGATATGGCAAGTTTAAATAAACGCATTGAGAAACTCCAAAGAGAGAGCAAATCTCAAAAAGGCGTAAATACTCAACTTACTCTCTGCCAAGAGCTTTTAGCGCATTTAGAATCTAATAAGCCCGTGCGAAGCTTTGCTAAACGTGAAAGTGAGGAATTTATCGCACTCAATAAGGATTTAAGATTTTTAACCAATAAAGAAGTGATTTATGGGGCAAATGTCAATGAAGAGGGCTTAGAATCTGATAATGAGTTTGTGCAAAAAGTGCGTGAATATGCAGCGCAAAATGATGGTATAGCAATTAAGCTGTGTGCAAAGATTGAAGAGGAAATGGTAGATATGAGTGATGATGAGCGCACAGAGTTTTTAGTAAGTCTTGGAGCAAAGCAGAGTGGATTAACGCAGATTATTAGAGAGGGATTTGCACGACTTGGGCTTATAAGTTATTTTACTGCAGGTGTCAAAGAAGTGCGAGCTTGGAGCATTAGAAAAGGAGATAGTGCGCCAAAAGCTGCAAGTGTGATACATAAAGACTTTGAAAAAGGTTTTATTCGTGCGGAGTGTATCAGTTATGCAGATTTTATTAAATATGGTGGCGAGGCAAAAGCAAAAGAAGCTGGGGCTATGCGTATTGAAGGTAAAGAATATATCGTGCAAGATGGTGATGTAATGCACTTTAGATTCAATGTCTAACCTTGCATTTACAAAAAAAAAAAAAAAACGATACAATACGCAGATGAAAGATGCTTCATACAGAGAGGGGTATAATGCAAAACACACAAGAAAAGATAGTAACTTATGAGGAAATCCAAGCAAATCCTATGCTTAAATGGTTTTTTGAAGGGCTTTCTAATGACGAAATTAAGCGCACTGCAGAAGATAAGTTTTTTAAAGAATGGCAGGAATATGTAAAATAAGTTCTTGCATAGAATCTAAAGTATTTTTTAAATGCTCATTATAAAACTTTCCTTGATTTGCTATTTGAAATTCTAACCATTCTTTAGCCTTTAAGCGACTACCTTTTAAACTCCAAGCATTGAGATATTTTTCATCACTAAAGGATTGTTTGGAGAAGAAATGGAAATGGAGCTGGTTGGCACTTAGTGTTTTTGTCATTCAAATCCCTTTAATTTATCCATAAGCGCGTATTCAAAGTCGTTTTGCGATTCTCTCCAGCTTTCATAGTCCTCATCATCTGATTCTGCTTCGTCATAATCCTCACCATAAAACTCAAGCAGTTCGCAAGAATCATAATCCCTATCGTCGCTCTCTACATACAAACTGTCGTAAATCTCATCGGCGTTTTCTTGCAACTCTTTCAACCACGTCTTTTTGCACACCCCTTGCAATTCTTGCGTGTCATAGCGCAAAAGAAACGCAAGTTTATCATCAAACTTAAGATTTGTCTCATTGACACTTTTATCGTCTTTCCATTTGTAATATTGTGCTCTAAAAATTTCAAATATTTCTTGCCTCAGATTCTCTTGCGCACAAGCACAAAAATCTTTTTGAAATTCCTCTAAATTTTTAGAGAAATAACTTTCTTTTAAATCCATCACTTAGCCTTTTTCTTTTTCTCCAAAAGTTCATTGTAGATTCTGTATTGCTCGGATAGTTCCAGGCTTGTATCAATGTTATATTCTTTGACCAATTGCTTCCAAGTCTTCGCACCTGCTTCTTTTAGAAGCTTTTTGTTTTTACCGCCATAGGCTACATCTAATATAGAGCGAATTGCAAACCAAGTGCCATCATCGTTTAAAGAACAATGCACAGCATTTACCTCCGCTCCATATTTTAATAATATTCCTGTGCAAGATGCGACCCTTTCATCATCTGTTACAGCTTCATATAGGGGTGTAGCGTCGATATGATTCCAACCTACTCTAAGCTCATTGTCCGTTTTGATACTTTTCATTTCTATATTAGCCCCGGCTTTAAGAGCAACTTCTAGTTTTTTGGGCTTACCAAACAATGCCCAATTATGTATAGGAGTGTTTCCATATTCAGTATATGTTTCAAATGTAGCTCCTTTACCCAAAAAGTATTCAATGACTTTTGGATTTTTTCCTCCCCAGTCAATATAACCACTTAAGGCATTCCACCAATCATACTGATCATCAGCTTTTAATCCTAAGCTTTCAAAATACTCTATCATTGCAAAACTTTTGTCTTTCTCATACGCAAGCCCTGCATGAGCTAGCACAAGGGGAGAAGGGAAAAAGGGTTCAAGTTGGACCTTTCGTGTCCAGCTGTTTTGAAACCATTTTTCAAAAAAGATTTCAGGAATTGGATAATCCTTTAAAAACTCTTTCACTGCTTCAAGATTGTTTGATTTGATAAGCTCCCAAAACTTATCTTTTATCTCGTCCTCACTTTCTCTAAAGATAGCCTTAATTTCTTCTAGTGTTTTCATTGTGTCTCCTTTTAAAGTCAATTTCATCAAACCTTAAATTAATACAATACTTGGTTATTTTTTTTTTTTTTGTAATACTATACTATTTTAGTTTATATCAAAATTAAAATAGTATTAAATTGTGTAAGCGAATCTATTTAAATCAATGTGTCTCATATTTTAAATTTTGGTGGTGTAAAAAAGAGCAATATTTTCTATTTTTCCTTATATTAAGGAAATAAAAATATTAAAAAATATCCAAAAATAGGCAAAATACTTGACTTTTTTTCTCAAAATTGATTATAATCGCGCACTCAAAACATCAAAATTTTTGGTGGGTTCTTTAAAGCAAGGAAACATTATGGAAAGAATACGACTTAGGCTTAAGGCTTATGATCATAGGGTTCTTGATAGGTCGGTTGCATCTATTGTAGAAGCAGTAAAAAGGACAGGTTCAGAGATAAGGGGTCCAGTGCCACTTCCTACCAAAAAGAAGCGATACACTGTGCTTCGTTCGCCACATATCAATAAAGATTCTCGTGAGCAGTTTGAAATCAGAGTTCATCATCGCATTATTGACATTATGTCGGCTACTCCTGATACCGTAGATAGCCTTATGAAGCTTGATTTGGCTCCAGAAGTAGATGTAGAAGTTATGTCTATGAGTAAGTAGCTAAGAAAAATGAGCAAAGAAAATTATGTAGAGTTTAGGATTAAGGATTTGGTCAATGGAATTTATAGTTGAAAAAATCGGTATGAGCCGCACGATAGGCACAAAGAGTGAAGCTGTAACTTTGCTTCGTGTGCTTGGTGCAAAAGTGTGCGAAATATACGATAATGGTAAGGCATTGGTGGCTTATTCTCAAGGAAAATCTGTGAATAAAGCTATCGCAGGGCAACAGAAAAAATACAGCTTAAGCAAAGAGTTTAATCGTTTTGCAACACTTAAAGTGAGCAATAAAGAAGTTGGTGAGCTTGATGTTGCAAGTTTGAGTGAGGCTAAACGCGTTCAGGTAAGCTTTAAGACTAAGGGGCGAGGTTTTAGCGGAGCAATGAAACGATGGAATTTTCAAGGTGGTCCGGGTGCGCACGGAAGTAGATTCCATAGACGTTTGGGTTCAATAGGGAATCGTGAGTGGCCTGGGCGCGTTCAGCCGGGTAAAAAAATGGCTGGACATTATGGAAATGAGCTTGTAAGCGCAAAAAATGATATTATGTCTTTTGATAAGCAAAGTGCTATTTTGGTGCTTAAGGGTTCAGTAGCCGGATTTAATGGTGCATTTGGCAGAATCCAAATTATAAAATAAGGCAGGGCAGTATGAGTAAAGCAATTTTATTGGACAAAAAGCTTCAACAAAGCAATGAATTAGCATTGCCAGAGAGATATGCACAAATCAAAGAGCATAATTTGTATTTGTATGTAAAATCTTATCTCTCATCACTTCGTGCAAATTCTGCCTCTGCAAAAAAGAGAGGCGAAGTAAGTGGTGGAGGTAAAAAGCCGTGGAAACAAAAAGGAGGAGGTCGCGCACGCGCTGGAAGTATCACTTCTCCTGTATTTGTAGGTGGTGGTGTCTCTCACGGACCTAGCAATGATAAAAATTATACACTTAAAATCAATAAAAAACAAAAACGTTTGGCTCTTGAATGCGCACTTTTTCAAAAAGCACAAGAGGGCAAACTTTTTGTAGTAGATTCTCTAGCAATGCCTAGTGGTAAAACAAAAGATGCGTATGCAATGTTTAAGGCGTTAAAACAACGTAGCACATTATTTGTTGCACAGATGAGTGATGAACCAACATTTTTGGCATTTAGAAATTTGCAACAATGTTATTTGGCTGATGCAAATGAGCTTAATGCG from Helicobacter hepaticus ATCC 51449 carries:
- the ychF gene encoding redox-regulated ATPase YchF codes for the protein MGLSIGIVGLPNVGKSTTFNALTKAQNAEAANYPFCTIEPNKAVVSVPDVRLQELAKIVNPQKIQHSVVEFVDIAGLVRGASKGEGLGNQFLANIKECNMILHIVRCFEDSNITHIEGRIDPIDDIEIIELELLFADMASLNKRIEKLQRESKSQKGVNTQLTLCQELLAHLESNKPVRSFAKRESEEFIALNKDLRFLTNKEVIYGANVNEEGLESDNEFVQKVREYAAQNDGIAIKLCAKIEEEMVDMSDDERTEFLVSLGAKQSGLTQIIREGFARLGLISYFTAGVKEVRAWSIRKGDSAPKAASVIHKDFEKGFIRAECISYADFIKYGGEAKAKEAGAMRIEGKEYIVQDGDVMHFRFNV
- a CDS encoding ankyrin repeat domain-containing protein, yielding MKTLEEIKAIFRESEDEIKDKFWELIKSNNLEAVKEFLKDYPIPEIFFEKWFQNSWTRKVQLEPFFPSPLVLAHAGLAYEKDKSFAMIEYFESLGLKADDQYDWWNALSGYIDWGGKNPKVIEYFLGKGATFETYTEYGNTPIHNWALFGKPKKLEVALKAGANIEMKSIKTDNELRVGWNHIDATPLYEAVTDDERVASCTGILLKYGAEVNAVHCSLNDDGTWFAIRSILDVAYGGKNKKLLKEAGAKTWKQLVKEYNIDTSLELSEQYRIYNELLEKKKKAK
- the rpsJ gene encoding 30S ribosomal protein S10 is translated as MERIRLRLKAYDHRVLDRSVASIVEAVKRTGSEIRGPVPLPTKKKRYTVLRSPHINKDSREQFEIRVHHRIIDIMSATPDTVDSLMKLDLAPEVDVEVMSMSK
- the rplC gene encoding 50S ribosomal protein L3, with translation MEFIVEKIGMSRTIGTKSEAVTLLRVLGAKVCEIYDNGKALVAYSQGKSVNKAIAGQQKKYSLSKEFNRFATLKVSNKEVGELDVASLSEAKRVQVSFKTKGRGFSGAMKRWNFQGGPGAHGSRFHRRLGSIGNREWPGRVQPGKKMAGHYGNELVSAKNDIMSFDKQSAILVLKGSVAGFNGAFGRIQIIK
- the rplD gene encoding 50S ribosomal protein L4, which produces MSKAILLDKKLQQSNELALPERYAQIKEHNLYLYVKSYLSSLRANSASAKKRGEVSGGGKKPWKQKGGGRARAGSITSPVFVGGGVSHGPSNDKNYTLKINKKQKRLALECALFQKAQEGKLFVVDSLAMPSGKTKDAYAMFKALKQRSTLFVAQMSDEPTFLAFRNLQQCYLADANELNAYLVAAFRSVVIEKAVFDEIIAEKKGE